A genomic segment from Candidatus Baltobacteraceae bacterium encodes:
- a CDS encoding carbohydrate porin: MFFAVLLTTIGAAIPAVPIPTPKTTPTPAPARWSVHWQATNTQQYHGAFPAAYSGANSLSNMPDTQKTFSSTIYLGYRLWKGAEAFYNEDIDQGFGFGSTLGLAGFSSGEAYKVGASRPYERAHQYFITQTFNEGGGTQSVDSGQNVIAGSQDVRNITLTGGKFSVVNIFDNNVYAHDPRNDFLNWSVVDMGAFDYAADAWGYTYGLAASINRAQSAFTVGLFQLSKTPNTTVIERVPFLQYSPVLEYDRNMSLFGGHPGKFRFLTYGDYGYMAPLADTISYAAASGTTPNPLLFRQNRHWKIGEGVNIEQELAPHVGAFLRLSADNGSYEAFDFTEIDRSAELGLSVDGTPWHRPNDTVGIAAVQNSISAVRQQYLADGGLGILIGDGGLSYGPESVLETYYRFMIFKGFSLKGDYQRVVNPAYNTVRGPVSIYTLQFHYQI, from the coding sequence ATGTTCTTCGCCGTTCTTTTGACGACCATCGGCGCAGCTATACCGGCGGTACCCATTCCAACGCCAAAAACGACCCCAACGCCGGCACCCGCTCGTTGGAGCGTACACTGGCAGGCAACCAACACACAGCAGTACCATGGGGCCTTCCCCGCCGCGTACTCCGGCGCCAACAGCCTTTCGAATATGCCCGATACGCAGAAAACCTTTTCGTCGACGATCTATTTGGGTTACCGTCTCTGGAAAGGCGCTGAGGCATTTTATAACGAGGACATCGACCAGGGCTTCGGCTTCGGCAGTACGCTCGGTCTTGCGGGCTTCTCGAGTGGCGAGGCATACAAGGTCGGTGCCTCACGTCCGTACGAGCGTGCGCACCAGTACTTCATCACTCAGACTTTCAATGAGGGCGGTGGCACACAGTCGGTCGATTCGGGACAAAATGTCATTGCCGGATCTCAAGACGTACGGAACATCACCCTTACTGGGGGGAAGTTCTCCGTCGTAAATATCTTTGACAACAATGTCTATGCCCACGACCCACGCAATGATTTTTTGAATTGGTCGGTCGTCGATATGGGAGCATTCGATTACGCCGCCGACGCCTGGGGTTACACCTACGGGCTAGCGGCTTCGATCAACCGCGCGCAATCGGCCTTCACCGTTGGTCTCTTTCAACTGTCCAAGACGCCGAACACGACGGTCATCGAGAGGGTCCCATTTCTTCAGTATTCGCCAGTGTTGGAGTATGATCGCAATATGTCGCTCTTCGGCGGACATCCGGGAAAATTTCGCTTCTTGACCTACGGCGACTACGGATACATGGCGCCACTAGCGGATACGATCTCATATGCCGCGGCTTCTGGCACGACGCCAAACCCGCTGTTGTTCCGTCAAAATCGCCACTGGAAGATCGGCGAAGGGGTCAATATCGAGCAAGAGCTCGCGCCCCACGTAGGCGCCTTCCTACGCTTGAGCGCAGACAACGGCTCGTATGAAGCGTTCGATTTCACCGAGATCGACCGTTCGGCGGAACTTGGCCTTTCGGTCGACGGGACACCGTGGCATCGACCGAATGATACCGTGGGAATTGCCGCCGTCCAGAATTCGATATCCGCCGTTCGGCAACAGTATTTAGCAGACGGTGGTCTTGGAATCCTGATCGGCGACGGTGGACTATCATATGGACCCGAAAGCGTTCTCGAAACCTACTATAGATTCATGATCTTCAAGGGGTTCTCGCTCAAGGGCGATTACCAACGCGTCGTTAACCCGGCGTACAACACGGTGCGCGGCCCCGTATCAATTTACACGCTCCAATTTCACTATCAGATCTAG
- a CDS encoding MgtC/SapB family protein: MPATELFALHVFVALLLGVVIGLERQWRQRMAGLRTNALVALGAALFSSISILMNAGTNPTQVAAYVVSGTGFLAGAVIFKEGFSVRGLNTAATLWATAAVGTLCGSGFLSEATIGAVAVLAANVLLRPIVQRINRQPFGQTELSQAYEITVSCSGAHEETVRADVLAQIRVTTLLLRSLESRNLQDDHVVVKAVVIASDRADTKLERIVGRLSLDPKIVAASWRMAAVSDDETLESAPEG, translated from the coding sequence ATGCCAGCCACCGAGCTCTTCGCCCTGCATGTCTTTGTCGCACTGCTGCTGGGCGTCGTGATCGGCCTCGAACGGCAATGGCGCCAACGCATGGCCGGCCTTCGTACAAATGCGTTGGTCGCTTTGGGCGCTGCGCTTTTTTCATCCATATCGATCCTGATGAACGCCGGAACAAACCCTACGCAGGTAGCGGCGTACGTCGTCTCCGGGACGGGTTTTCTCGCCGGTGCTGTGATTTTCAAGGAAGGCTTCAGCGTACGAGGCCTAAATACGGCCGCGACACTGTGGGCAACAGCTGCCGTGGGAACGCTTTGCGGTTCCGGGTTTCTTTCGGAGGCAACGATTGGCGCTGTTGCCGTGCTCGCGGCGAACGTTCTCCTTCGCCCGATTGTGCAACGGATTAACCGTCAGCCCTTCGGTCAGACCGAACTGTCGCAAGCCTATGAAATCACGGTGAGCTGCTCGGGCGCACATGAGGAAACCGTGCGCGCCGACGTGCTTGCCCAAATTCGGGTGACAACATTGCTCTTGCGCTCGTTAGAAAGCCGCAATCTTCAAGATGATCACGTTGTCGTTAAGGCGGTCGTCATTGCTAGCGACCGCGCCGACACGAAGCTCGAGCGCATTGTCGGACGCCTCAGCCTTGATCCGAAGATCGTCGCCGCGAGCTGGCGTATGGCGGCCGTTTCCGACGACGAAACCCTGGAGTCGGCGCCCGAGGGGTGA
- a CDS encoding radical SAM protein, translated as MIRRSSPRAGVWRPFPTTKPWSRRPRGDSFEKPHIQEKCGCYHQCVFCYARRTHSYLEEDGVARWGSRLYVKVNAPAVVRTELAKRGWKREPVAIGTVTDPYQPLEGRYGITRGILEAMRDYRSPANLITRSPLIVRDVDVLADLARVASTHVSISIATLDERIAREIEPTVAPPRQRLRAVRMLAEAGIHVNVALAPVLPQITDTPESIDAVVKAARDAGAAKVWHNTLYLHDVTRDAFFGYLREHRPELIAQYAQLYRGTYAPRAVADRVEEEVHGALERNPARALPRIRSEATVQLSLLSP; from the coding sequence TTGATCCGAAGATCGTCGCCGCGAGCTGGCGTATGGCGGCCGTTTCCGACGACGAAACCCTGGAGTCGGCGCCCGAGGGGTGACTCTTTTGAGAAACCTCATATACAGGAAAAATGCGGCTGCTACCACCAGTGCGTGTTTTGCTACGCTCGCCGCACCCACTCATATCTGGAGGAAGACGGCGTCGCACGCTGGGGCAGCCGCCTCTACGTCAAGGTCAACGCGCCGGCCGTCGTGCGCACCGAGCTGGCGAAACGCGGCTGGAAGCGCGAGCCGGTGGCGATCGGAACGGTGACCGACCCGTATCAGCCGCTGGAGGGTCGTTACGGGATCACGCGCGGCATTCTCGAGGCGATGCGCGACTATCGCTCGCCGGCCAATCTGATCACCCGATCACCGCTGATCGTGCGTGACGTCGACGTGCTCGCCGATCTCGCCCGGGTCGCGAGCACGCACGTTTCGATCAGCATTGCCACGCTCGATGAACGGATCGCGCGCGAGATCGAACCAACCGTGGCGCCGCCGCGCCAGCGCCTGCGCGCGGTGCGCATGCTGGCCGAAGCGGGCATTCACGTCAACGTTGCGCTCGCGCCGGTGCTGCCGCAAATCACCGATACGCCCGAGTCGATCGACGCCGTCGTCAAAGCCGCGCGCGACGCCGGCGCCGCCAAGGTCTGGCATAACACCCTCTACTTGCATGACGTGACACGTGACGCATTTTTTGGTTACCTGCGCGAGCACCGGCCGGAGCTGATCGCGCAGTACGCGCAGCTCTATCGCGGGACCTACGCGCCGCGCGCCGTCGCGGATCGAGTCGAAGAGGAAGTCCACGGTGCACTCGAGCGCAACCCGGCGCGAGCACTGCCGCGCATCCGCAGCGAAGCTACCGTCCAGCTCTCGCTCCTGTCACCCTGA
- a CDS encoding YciI family protein produces the protein MRFLVMVKATEASEAGVLPTADELAKMGAFNETLARDGVLLAAEGLQPSVKGARISYAGGKPAVTDGPFTETKELVAGFWILQARSKEELIERLSRCPFQRGEQVEIRQLFEPEDLAGIA, from the coding sequence ATGCGATTCCTAGTCATGGTCAAAGCGACCGAAGCGAGCGAGGCCGGCGTGCTGCCCACGGCCGATGAGCTTGCGAAGATGGGGGCATTCAACGAAACCCTCGCGCGCGACGGCGTGCTGCTCGCGGCCGAGGGGCTGCAGCCCAGCGTAAAGGGCGCGCGCATCAGCTACGCCGGAGGCAAGCCGGCCGTGACCGACGGTCCCTTCACCGAAACGAAAGAACTGGTCGCCGGTTTTTGGATCCTCCAGGCGCGCTCGAAGGAAGAGCTCATCGAGCGCCTCTCGCGGTGTCCGTTTCAACGCGGCGAACAGGTCGAAATTCGCCAACTGTTCGAGCCCGAAGACCTTGCGGGGATTGCATGA
- a CDS encoding YciI family protein has protein sequence MMRVISIFTHEPWTQPPDPKMMANMQGLIQEMMAAGILVDTGGVAPTGVSLRVRSGGTGPVSVTDGPFTESKEIVGGYALLNVRDRDHLIEVTHRFLDCAGGGTCTIHELADMP, from the coding sequence ATGATGCGCGTCATCTCGATTTTCACGCACGAACCGTGGACGCAGCCGCCCGATCCCAAGATGATGGCGAACATGCAAGGCCTGATTCAAGAGATGATGGCGGCTGGGATACTAGTCGATACCGGCGGCGTTGCGCCGACCGGCGTGAGCTTGCGCGTCCGCAGCGGCGGCACCGGTCCGGTCTCCGTCACCGACGGCCCCTTCACCGAGAGCAAAGAGATCGTCGGCGGCTACGCCCTGCTCAACGTGCGCGACCGCGATCACCTCATTGAAGTCACGCACCGCTTTCTCGACTGCGCCGGCGGCGGAACGTGCACGATTCACGAACTCGCGGACATGCCATAA
- a CDS encoding RNA polymerase sigma factor → MHDSRTRGHAIIEAVWGIESPRLIAALTRVVRDVGLAEELAQDAFVAALVQWPQEGVPRNPGAWLMSVAKRRAIDRFRREKTMERKHEQIGREAAASLEYEPDFAALEEEVPDDLLRLMFIACHPVLSKEARVALTLRLLGGLTTPEIARAFLTSEATIAQRIVRAKRTLSEAHVPFEVPDAAERAQRLGAVLEVIYLVFNEGYSASAGEDIVRPALAQEAMRLGRMLAELAPDESEVHGLAALMQIQASRMKARVGPSGEHVLLLDQDRGRWDHILIARGLAALERAERLGASLGPYTLQAAIAACHARARTAQETDWKRITALYDALAQLAPTPVVELNRAVAIGMAFGPAAGLELVDALTSEPALRSYHLLPSVRGDLLEKLQRFSEAADAFERAASLAQNTRDRELLLRRAARCRF, encoded by the coding sequence GTGCACGATTCACGAACTCGCGGACATGCCATAATCGAAGCAGTCTGGGGGATCGAGTCCCCCAGACTGATCGCCGCGCTGACGCGCGTCGTTCGCGATGTCGGCCTGGCCGAGGAACTCGCGCAGGATGCGTTTGTGGCCGCGCTCGTGCAATGGCCGCAGGAAGGCGTTCCGCGCAATCCGGGTGCGTGGCTGATGTCGGTCGCAAAACGGCGCGCGATCGATCGCTTCCGCCGTGAGAAAACGATGGAGCGCAAGCACGAGCAGATCGGCCGCGAGGCCGCTGCGTCCTTGGAATATGAACCGGACTTCGCGGCGCTCGAGGAAGAGGTCCCCGACGATCTCTTGCGCTTGATGTTCATCGCCTGCCACCCCGTGCTCTCGAAAGAAGCGCGCGTCGCGTTGACCCTGCGTCTACTCGGCGGCCTTACCACGCCCGAGATCGCACGCGCATTTCTGACCTCCGAAGCGACGATCGCGCAGCGCATCGTGCGCGCCAAACGCACGCTCTCCGAAGCGCACGTGCCGTTCGAGGTTCCCGACGCGGCCGAACGCGCGCAGCGGCTCGGGGCCGTGCTCGAAGTCATCTACCTTGTTTTCAACGAGGGGTATTCCGCGTCTGCCGGCGAGGACATCGTGCGGCCGGCGCTCGCACAGGAAGCGATGCGCCTCGGCCGCATGCTCGCCGAGCTCGCCCCGGATGAATCCGAAGTGCACGGACTCGCGGCGCTGATGCAGATCCAGGCCTCACGCATGAAGGCGCGCGTCGGACCGTCCGGCGAGCACGTCCTCTTGCTCGATCAAGATCGCGGCCGGTGGGATCACATCCTGATCGCGCGCGGTCTGGCTGCGCTCGAACGCGCGGAACGCCTCGGGGCTTCGCTCGGTCCGTACACGTTGCAGGCCGCGATCGCCGCGTGCCATGCGCGGGCGCGGACCGCGCAGGAAACCGACTGGAAACGCATTACGGCGCTCTACGACGCGTTGGCCCAACTCGCGCCGACCCCGGTCGTCGAGTTGAATCGCGCGGTCGCGATCGGCATGGCCTTCGGTCCCGCGGCCGGGCTCGAGTTGGTCGACGCGCTGACGAGCGAGCCGGCGCTTCGCTCCTACCATCTTCTGCCCAGCGTTCGGGGCGATCTGCTCGAAAAGCTCCAACGATTCAGCGAGGCGGCGGATGCGTTCGAGCGCGCCGCCTCGCTCGCGCAGAACACGCGCGATCGCGAACTTTTGCTGCGGCGCGCGGCCCGCTGTCGATTTTGA
- the purD gene encoding phosphoribosylamine--glycine ligase, which produces MRILVVGNGAREDALAWRLAQSPSCSAVFAAPGNVGTASRGVNWEIAATDGKAIVERVQAEEIDLVVLGPESAIAAGVGDRLRDAGVLVFGPNRSGGRLESSKVFSKRFMQRHGVPTARAVVVHSLSNANGALDDWSGDGVVVKADGLAAGKGVVVCERIDDARAVVAEWYGKNKVPGGGSDLLLEERLEGREVSVFALADGRAMVPLAAACDYKRAGDGDTGPNTGGMGAYSPPHGFPDDLFDAVRERILSPVLRGLLAESEQYIGVLYCGLMWTAEGPYVIEFNARFGDPETQVLMPRIRGDFAGLLRSCADGAMDLSLTSLSEQHCVGVVLATGDYPRSSTPLPGLNPDVALGEGVHVFWGGSSLADGRVRSSGGRVLTVTALGDDLSSARVRSYEAVRALAGRIGTTGLTYRTDIARV; this is translated from the coding sequence TTGAGAATTCTCGTGGTCGGCAATGGCGCGCGTGAGGATGCGCTCGCGTGGCGGCTGGCGCAGTCGCCGTCGTGCAGTGCGGTCTTTGCCGCGCCGGGAAACGTGGGCACGGCCTCGCGCGGCGTGAATTGGGAAATCGCCGCGACCGACGGCAAGGCGATCGTCGAGCGCGTGCAGGCGGAGGAGATCGATCTGGTGGTGCTCGGTCCGGAGTCGGCGATCGCGGCAGGCGTCGGCGACCGTTTGCGCGACGCGGGCGTGCTCGTGTTCGGACCGAATCGCTCGGGCGGACGGCTCGAGTCGAGCAAGGTTTTTTCCAAACGCTTCATGCAGCGGCATGGCGTGCCGACCGCGCGCGCCGTGGTCGTCCATTCGCTTTCCAATGCGAACGGCGCACTCGACGATTGGTCGGGTGACGGCGTCGTGGTGAAAGCCGACGGCCTCGCCGCCGGCAAGGGCGTGGTGGTGTGTGAGCGTATCGACGATGCACGCGCCGTCGTCGCCGAGTGGTACGGCAAGAACAAAGTTCCGGGCGGCGGGAGCGATCTGCTGCTCGAGGAGCGACTGGAAGGTCGAGAAGTGAGCGTTTTCGCGCTAGCCGACGGACGCGCAATGGTTCCGCTCGCCGCTGCCTGCGACTACAAACGCGCCGGCGACGGCGATACCGGTCCCAACACCGGCGGCATGGGCGCGTATTCGCCGCCCCACGGTTTTCCCGACGACCTCTTCGATGCGGTACGCGAGCGCATTCTCTCGCCGGTCTTGCGCGGTTTGCTGGCCGAGAGCGAGCAATACATCGGCGTGCTCTATTGCGGCCTGATGTGGACGGCCGAGGGACCCTACGTCATCGAGTTCAACGCACGGTTCGGCGATCCCGAAACGCAGGTGCTGATGCCGCGGATCCGCGGCGATTTCGCCGGCTTGTTGCGTTCGTGTGCCGATGGAGCGATGGATTTGAGTCTTACCTCGCTTTCCGAGCAGCATTGTGTCGGCGTCGTGCTCGCGACCGGCGACTATCCGCGCAGCAGCACGCCGCTTCCCGGATTGAATCCCGACGTTGCGCTGGGCGAGGGCGTGCACGTGTTTTGGGGCGGCAGTTCGCTCGCCGACGGACGCGTGCGCAGCAGCGGCGGACGCGTGCTCACGGTTACCGCGCTGGGCGACGATCTGTCAAGCGCGCGGGTGCGTTCCTACGAAGCGGTGCGCGCGCTGGCCGGCCGCATCGGCACGACCGGCCTCACCTATCGAACCGACATCGCGCGCGTCTGA
- the guaA gene encoding glutamine-hydrolyzing GMP synthase: MTVFILDFGAQYSQLIARRTRELGVYCEIVPYDISWQELSARGPSAIILSGGPESTLVQGAPDMDPAILRSGLPILGICYGMQLVARHLGAKLVKLEHAEYGPATLSIEDASSPFWHGVPAQLRVWMSHGDSVVELPPGFEPLGSTPRCKVAVMGDAQRKIYGTQFHPEVVHTQHGTAILANFLHRVAGLRDDWKMESFVDTAIAEIRAKVGRDKVICALSGGVDSAVAATLVSRAIGEQLTCVFVDHGLLRKGEAQGVLAAFRDVMHLKVISIDARARFLEQLAGVEDPERKRIIIGHEFIAVFEEEAAKLPGVKFLVQGTLYPDVVESKTPDSKAGHKIKSHHNVGGLPEHMNFKLIEPLRSLFKDEVRALGRVLGLPERIVQRQPFPGPGLAVRIIGDVTPDRLEIVRDADAIVREEIDNAKGLEPHPWQYFAVLTPVRSVGVMGDGRTYANLVAVRAITSEDGMTADWARLPHELLERISTRIVNEVQGVNRVAYDITSKPPATVEWE; the protein is encoded by the coding sequence GTGACGGTTTTCATCCTCGACTTCGGCGCGCAATACAGTCAGCTGATTGCGCGCCGTACGCGCGAGCTGGGTGTCTATTGCGAGATCGTTCCCTACGACATCTCGTGGCAGGAGCTATCGGCTCGCGGTCCGAGCGCGATCATTCTCTCGGGCGGTCCCGAGAGCACCTTGGTTCAGGGCGCGCCGGATATGGATCCGGCGATCTTGCGCAGCGGACTTCCCATTCTGGGGATTTGCTACGGCATGCAACTCGTGGCGCGCCACTTGGGCGCCAAGCTGGTCAAACTGGAACATGCCGAGTACGGGCCGGCGACGCTCTCGATCGAAGACGCGTCGTCGCCGTTTTGGCACGGCGTGCCTGCGCAGCTGCGCGTCTGGATGTCGCACGGCGATTCGGTCGTCGAACTGCCGCCGGGTTTCGAGCCGCTGGGTTCGACGCCTCGCTGCAAGGTCGCGGTGATGGGCGATGCGCAGCGCAAGATCTACGGCACGCAGTTTCATCCCGAGGTCGTGCACACGCAGCACGGAACCGCGATCCTGGCGAACTTCCTGCACCGCGTCGCGGGTTTGCGCGACGACTGGAAGATGGAATCCTTCGTGGATACGGCGATCGCGGAGATCCGTGCGAAGGTCGGGCGCGACAAGGTCATCTGCGCCCTTTCCGGCGGCGTCGATTCGGCCGTGGCGGCGACACTCGTCTCGCGTGCGATCGGCGAACAGCTCACCTGCGTCTTCGTCGATCACGGCTTGTTGCGTAAAGGCGAAGCGCAGGGAGTTCTCGCGGCATTTCGTGACGTGATGCACCTGAAGGTGATCTCGATCGACGCGCGCGCGCGCTTTCTCGAGCAGCTCGCCGGCGTCGAAGATCCCGAACGCAAACGGATCATCATCGGTCACGAGTTCATCGCGGTCTTCGAAGAAGAAGCCGCCAAACTTCCGGGTGTGAAATTCCTCGTCCAGGGCACGCTCTACCCCGACGTGGTAGAGTCGAAAACACCGGATAGCAAAGCCGGGCACAAGATCAAATCACATCACAACGTCGGCGGTCTGCCGGAGCACATGAATTTCAAGCTCATCGAACCGCTGCGCTCGCTCTTCAAGGACGAAGTGCGCGCGCTCGGGCGCGTGCTCGGACTGCCCGAACGAATCGTACAGCGCCAGCCGTTTCCGGGGCCGGGGCTTGCGGTGCGGATCATCGGCGACGTTACCCCGGATCGTCTGGAGATCGTGCGCGATGCCGATGCGATCGTGCGCGAAGAGATCGATAACGCGAAAGGGCTCGAACCGCACCCTTGGCAGTACTTCGCCGTGCTCACTCCCGTACGCAGCGTCGGGGTCATGGGCGACGGGCGCACCTACGCGAACCTCGTCGCGGTGCGCGCGATCACGAGCGAGGACGGCATGACCGCGGACTGGGCGCGCCTGCCGCACGAGTTGCTCGAGCGCATCTCGACGCGCATCGTCAACGAAGTACAAGGCGTGAATCGGGTTGCGTACGACATCACCTCCAAACCCCCCGCCACGGTGGAGTGGGAATAG
- the tpx gene encoding thiol peroxidase, translating to MATQTIERPGIVTGRGNPLTLLGPQLNTGDTAPEVHLSAADLSIKTLDDLTDHGKRAVLLIVVPSLDTPTCSIESRKFNQRLSELPASVKPYIVSVDLPFAMTRWSGAEGNFNIDVLSDYRDHSFGYAYGVRIKETGLLMRSNFLIGPDRKIHYVEIVPEISQEPDYEATFAAARAIAT from the coding sequence ATGGCAACGCAAACGATCGAACGACCCGGCATCGTCACCGGGCGCGGGAACCCGTTAACACTCTTGGGGCCCCAACTCAACACCGGCGACACCGCGCCGGAAGTTCACCTGTCGGCCGCCGATCTTTCGATCAAAACGCTCGACGATCTGACCGACCACGGCAAGCGCGCGGTGCTGCTGATCGTCGTTCCCTCACTCGACACACCAACGTGCTCGATCGAATCGCGCAAATTCAACCAGCGGCTGAGCGAACTGCCGGCTAGTGTGAAACCATACATCGTGAGCGTGGATTTGCCGTTTGCGATGACGCGCTGGTCGGGAGCGGAAGGCAACTTCAATATCGACGTTCTCTCCGACTATCGCGATCACAGTTTCGGGTACGCCTACGGCGTGCGGATCAAGGAGACCGGGCTGCTGATGCGCTCGAACTTCCTGATCGGCCCGGACCGCAAAATCCACTACGTCGAAATCGTGCCGGAGATCAGTCAGGAACCGGATTACGAGGCGACGTTCGCGGCGGCGCGCGCGATAGCGACATAA
- a CDS encoding zinc-ribbon domain containing protein, which translates to MYQDEYLNCVDCSRQFTFSAGEQEFFAMKGFANKPNRCPDCRAARKAAGGGSRGGGARSGGGGGGQREMFRATCSQCGGVAEVPFQPRGDKPVYCRDCFQSRPSYR; encoded by the coding sequence ATGTATCAAGATGAGTATCTGAACTGCGTTGATTGTTCGCGCCAGTTCACGTTTTCTGCCGGCGAGCAAGAGTTCTTCGCCATGAAGGGCTTTGCCAATAAGCCGAATCGTTGCCCGGATTGCCGGGCGGCCCGCAAAGCAGCCGGCGGCGGAAGCCGCGGCGGCGGCGCCCGTTCGGGCGGCGGCGGCGGCGGTCAGCGCGAGATGTTCCGCGCGACGTGCAGCCAGTGCGGCGGCGTGGCCGAAGTGCCGTTCCAACCGCGCGGCGACAAGCCGGTGTATTGCCGCGACTGCTTCCAAAGCCGCCCTTCATACCGCTAG
- a CDS encoding DUF1297 domain-containing protein, whose protein sequence is MDYVTEALAHYDRSRLTLASIGSHSALEVASGARAQGLRNLVITAKGRERTYTEHFRRREHPIARGCVDETIELGAFTDLLDASIQRALLDRNAVFVANRSFEVYLHQKFSYDEIERGMRVPFFGNRYLLRVEERDEAGNQYALMARAGIRHPRRFASPDEIDRLVMVKAPHAKVSFERAFFLASSPDEYRTNAERLSYEGMLTEEGVRDAVIEEYLLGPSINLNFFASPLLGELELMGTDTRRQTNLEGFRNVPPSALEAVRAVPMRLEEAGHIAATLTESMLEKAFEMGERFVAAAREANPPGVIGPFALQCAIVAGPPKDFVCYDVSLRIPGSPGTRYTPYSSYRWGRDVSVGERIAMELVMARDQDQLEQVLT, encoded by the coding sequence GTGGATTACGTAACGGAGGCGCTGGCGCATTACGACCGCTCGCGGTTGACGCTCGCCTCGATCGGCAGTCACTCGGCCCTCGAAGTCGCGTCGGGCGCACGGGCGCAAGGGCTGCGCAATCTCGTCATCACCGCCAAGGGACGCGAGCGCACGTATACCGAGCATTTCCGCCGGCGCGAGCATCCGATCGCGCGCGGCTGTGTGGACGAAACGATCGAACTTGGGGCGTTCACCGATCTGCTCGATGCGAGCATCCAGCGCGCGTTGCTCGACCGGAACGCGGTCTTTGTCGCGAACCGGTCGTTCGAAGTCTATCTCCACCAGAAGTTCAGCTACGACGAGATCGAGCGCGGCATGCGCGTACCGTTCTTCGGAAACCGGTACTTGCTGCGCGTGGAGGAGCGCGACGAAGCCGGCAATCAGTACGCGCTGATGGCGCGCGCGGGAATCCGTCATCCGCGCCGGTTCGCTTCGCCCGACGAGATCGACCGGCTGGTGATGGTCAAAGCCCCGCACGCCAAGGTGAGCTTCGAGCGCGCGTTTTTTCTTGCGTCGTCACCGGATGAATATCGCACCAATGCCGAGCGTTTGAGCTACGAGGGAATGCTGACCGAAGAAGGCGTGCGCGATGCGGTGATCGAGGAGTATCTCCTGGGCCCCTCGATCAATCTGAATTTCTTCGCGTCTCCTCTACTGGGCGAATTGGAGCTGATGGGCACCGACACGCGGCGGCAGACGAACCTGGAAGGGTTCCGCAACGTGCCGCCATCCGCGCTCGAGGCGGTGCGCGCCGTACCGATGCGGCTCGAAGAAGCCGGACACATCGCGGCAACGCTGACCGAGTCGATGCTGGAGAAGGCGTTCGAGATGGGCGAGCGGTTCGTCGCCGCGGCGCGCGAGGCGAACCCGCCCGGCGTGATCGGTCCGTTTGCGCTGCAATGCGCGATCGTCGCCGGGCCGCCGAAGGATTTCGTCTGTTACGACGTCTCGCTGCGCATTCCGGGATCGCCCGGCACGCGCTACACACCGTATTCGTCCTACCGCTGGGGGCGCGACGTATCGGTTGGCGAGCGCATCGCGATGGAGCTGGTGATGGCGCGCGATCAGGATCAGCTGGAGCAGGTCCTCACGTAA